Genomic DNA from Hordeum vulgare subsp. vulgare chromosome 2H, MorexV3_pseudomolecules_assembly, whole genome shotgun sequence:
gaccttgtcttagcagggctccgcctgagctccgcagaaacgcgatctagaggaaaaaccgtggaggtatgtggtcgggctgccgtgggaaagtcgtctcaaatcagccctaaaacctccgtatatataggtgggagggaggggggccttgccttggggtccaaggaccctcaaggagtcggccgagccaagggggaggactctccccccccccaaaccgagttggactaggtttggtgggagggagtccccctcccttcccacctcctcccttttttttcctttgatttcttatccttggcgcataggccccttttgggctgtcccaccagcccactaagggctggtgcgccacccttatggcctatgggcttccccggggtgggttgcccccccccccccccccggtgaacttccggaacccattcgtcattcccgttacattcccggtaatttcgaaaaccttccggtaatcaaatgaggtcatcctatatatcaatcttcgtttccggaccattccggaaaccctcgtgacgtccgtgatctcatccgggactccgaacaacattcggtaaccaaccatataactcaaatacgcataaaacaacgtcgaaccttaagtgtgcagaccctgcgggttcgagaactatgtagacatgacccgagagactcctcggtcaatatccaatagcgggacctggatgcccatattggatcctacatatcctacgaagatcttatcgtttgaacctcagtgccaaggattcgtataatcccgtatgtcattccctttgtcctttggtatgttacttgcccgagattcgatcgtcagtatccgcatacctatttcaatctcgttcaccggcaagtctctttactcgttccgtaatacaagatcccacaacttacactaagttacattgcttgcaaggcttgtgtgtgatgttgtattaccgagtgggccccgagatacctctccgtcatatggagtgacaaatcccagtcttgatacatactaactcaactaacaccttcggagatacctgtagagcatctttatagtcacccagttacgttgcgacgtttgatacacacaaagcattcctccggtgccagtgagttatatgatctcatggtcataggaataaatacttgacacgcagaaaacagtagcaacaaaatgacacgatcaacatgctacgtctatcagtttgggtctagtccatcacgtgattctcccaatgacgtgatccagttatcaagcaacaacaccttgttcataatcagaagacactgactatcatcgatcaactggctagccaactagaggcatgctagggacggtgttttgtctatgtatccacacatgtaaatgagtcttcattcaatacaattatagcatggataataaactattatcttgatacaggaattataataataactatatatttattattgcctctagggcgtaattCCAACAAAAGCCTTTGCCAAAATTTCTCCCGTCATacacggattgttgacataatacagtgtcaactttacccggttacgcaggcattcttcccagacttttcccgccatgcgggtaattccctttaagggacataaatgccataattggctcttttgactgcatcaaattcagaaataaatctgaattatctttgacacacatgtttgatccgacgttggtcaaattcaacatgcatgttgcttgtttcatttcaatcatgttgactgaaaaaggagacttcatcatagagagtacatgaaagacattcgtcaatcaagactctcaatgatttatctcttttcttttcttgaattaatatccaagagttcttttcttgtgaagccattctttagagagaatttattctctcaagttatgacctttcttttccatctttcgggtcactagtacccaaaacattcgctttcatgagtgaaagcttgaataacttttagtctcagaaaacttagccaataaacaacggtaatgagcataaagataaccctacgttggtctgattaaaatcatgcacattaaaccttttaaaactttctggaatattctaaatcaccgtggtggcagaattagaataaaacatcatccttctacattaattccatatcaccgttgggcagaaatggaaataatgcatataactcataaacaatgtgatgataatattcttattgaacaactttgctaagaaataatcatcatcatcattaaccatatGCGTTTCTTTATCAGTGCTCCgaaaattgatcactttgatacaaaatttatcagagatttaagctttaaacataggatgactcatacaattatagtattgttatcatcaacgttggtcagaaaatgacaataccatatttaactttaaaacaatcatcattctattgtcatagcggaaactgtttgaatcttatttcacccacaaggaaaaaactttgctaataacagttcttccaattaaattttcccgttggttcaatttaattggaggattaaacatttactttgcagcggaaaaaCGTGAATATGAAAATTCATACACCTTTACAGAAAATTATTCTGTTAAAATTAAAAATTCATGAAAATTAACATTGTTCATGTTGCAAACCtttttacagaaaaaaaaaattctgtcacttaataaaaaattcatgaactttattcaTACTTCTATAAAGgccatgaacttttctttttctgaaaaaacattatattttcagaaacttttatttttctttgcacaaaaataatGTTAGTATTCTGTCTATTTTTACaaaaactttgaacattttctttactattttctaaacatattttcgTATGAAAAATGCATAGAAAAACTATTTTAAATTTGCCTAAAATAGACAGAAATCAAAAATTCCTTTAATACGAAAAAATGGGCGGCTGGGCCGGCCTGTGGCCTCGGCCCGCCACCAGCCATCCTGCCAGGCACTCACCAGCGCCTTCCTGCGGCCCCGTGGGCTGCGGCTTCGAGTGGGCCGGCCTGGCGCAACGGCCTGCGGCCCGAAGGCCCGCGCGTAGCCTAGGGTTTCCTCTGGGGCGATCCCAGCCGCCCGCGTCGATCCGACGGCGCACCGCGCGTTTCGTGGGATCAAAAAGGTGAGCACCGGTGTTGAGGGGAAACCCTACCCCTCCATTCTCCCCCGGCACCGCTCGCACCCTTTCCCCTCTGCTCCTGTCTCTCGAGAGAGAGCACGGGTCAGTCCCCGTCGGTGTTGGCCGAGCGGTGGCCTGAGCCTTCCCTCGCGCGGTGGCATGTATGCCCCGCCGAGGAGGCTTCTTGTGCCTCGTCGCCCCTCTCGCGAGCCCCTACAGCCAGTCGGCCTCTCCTTGCGCGGCGGCCACCTTGCCCCGTCGAGGTGAGCTCGGATCTAGCCGGCCCTTCTCCCTTACTCCTTGCTCACAGCAGCCTCTCCTCGCGCGGAGTGCCTCTGCCCCGTCGGAGGGCTCTTGGGATGGCCGCCGGCAGCGGCGACCTACGGTCCCGCGCCGTGCGAGCCGACTagtactttctctcccgtggctgtACCAAGCCGGAGCCGTGGCCTTCCCCTCGCCGGCTGCGCACACGCCTTGCGGTGGGTGCGCCGCCGTCGAGCGGTTGGCTGCGGTTCCGTTTTCTTTTCCGTATTGACGTTCACCACCACGACCAAAAAGAAGCCCGGATGCGTGACTCGTCGACGCCATCCCCGTCCCTTTGGCAGTAGCGCGAGCACCTCTAGGGTGAACGCGCCGCCGTCAAACGGCTCGGTGGTGGCGCCCTTTGCCCCGGGAGAGTATAACTATGGCCTTTGCACCGTTTCACCTTTTGCGTCGTTGCCTCCCCTTCGCCGGTGGCGCGTTTCCCTTAGCGGAAGCGCGCCGCCGTCGAACGGCGTGGTCGGGGTGCATGTACTTTGCCCCATAGGGGTTCTTTGCTTGACATGTTCCCTTTCTTCTTTGCCTTTTTCTGTATGCCTTTTGGATCTCATAGGATCCGATCTTTGCCTCCgaggaggtaggttcttcttccccacaccttggcttgccgatgcgtgtggggatcgagaggaacaggcgcggccttgcggcggcgcttcTTTGCCGGAGATAACTCCGGTGAATTCTTTCTTCTCTTTGAACTTTGCCCTTCTCGGGTTCATATCGGGGAGGGGAAATATTTTTCGCTTTCGTTATCTTCTTGCAACCGGAACAACATCTAAAGCCTCAtggctcatgataccattgatagatcccgtggatcgtcaaggctagatgtgttcggtgagcgTGGTAGGTTATTACCTTGTAGCGTGCTCGATGAGCTCCCTTCAAAGACCGTCGtgaggtgatgacgacggtgaggaaggagagagagatgcggtagcggcggcggtggacttcccatcgcttcagtgcatccctctagatcggattagggttagagagtgggaaaccagtggcggcggcgaacctcgtaacccgtgccatggtccacacctcctctatatatagcactgcgcgacaggggcccaccagccttgcttgggctggacgcccccgatcagggcgtgagtcaaggtccaatgggccgttgggcccattggaaaagagatcaatctaacaaTGATGTGTTACCAGAGAGTTCGGCCTCTTCCCCTCCATAGCTAAGTTCCACCGGTTGATCAGGGGAGTCCTCGTGGGAAGGGCGACATCTTGGAGATTAACACATTGCAGCTGAAAAAGGACTTATAAACTGATCTTGCGGAGAAAACACCTTTCAGGCTCCCAAAACCACTTCCAAGTATCTCTCCTGTTGGGACTGAGTTCGATGTCAGATAATATTTCCCACGGCCCAAGGATTTGCATGATAACCCTAAAATTAATTTGTTTCCTAATATCCTTGACCCAACTGTTATTAACCAGAGCATCAGCAACTCTTCTCTTTGCTTGGCTAATGGGACAGACAGAGTGGAAGACGTCAGCAGCGATTTCTTCAACCGAGGTCCCGCTGAGCCATCTGTCCATCCAAAAGAAGGTTTTGCAGCATTGAGCATATGTCGTCCTCGACCATCAAGAAGAGTTGCAAGTAAGTTGCAGGCTCGATCTTCAGACGATGTACACAACCTCCAAGCCCATCTAATTTTCAGCGCTGAGTTCATGATTTTGCAGAACTAACCTTTCATACAACTCTTGGGCCTGATGAATCGGATGACTGGCTCTCTCTCTCGGCGGTGATTGTGTCTACCTCGCTGGAGGACCGGGCGGATACCACTTCTTGGTGCCTTGACCCTTCGGGGCGGTTCTCTTCGAAATCCCTACATGACCAATTGGCGCCAGGTCAGGGACCAGACGAACTGTCCCAGATCTGGAAGACTAAGCTTTCGCCTAAGATCAAGATCTTCCTCTGGCAGCTGGTCAGAGGTAGGCTTCCGTCCGGAGATCAAGTCTTAAAGTGAAATGGTCCAGGGACAGGCACCTGTCCTCTATGTGACGTAGAGGAAGATCTCAACCACATTATCTTCTACTGTGTGTCTGCACAATTTTTCTGGAGTTGTGTTCTGGAGGTTTGGGGCAATGGATGGCGCCCCACTAACTTCCCCGAGTTCTACCAGCTCCTTGCTGGAGGCTCGGGCCAGGTTTGCAGATTGACATGGGTCAATTTTGATGCCTTGGCATGGTCGCTTTGGTGTGTTACGAATAAGCTAGTGATTGAGCACATATTTCCTAGCCGGGCCACTGATGATACATATAAATTGTGTGGATTCTTGCAGTTGTGGAGGCCCTTATCCAAGCGATGGGATAGGGCGGTGGTGGACCAACTGACGAGGAGATATGAAGAACTGGCGGCTCATCTCCTGATGATTACCTATCCTCCTTGAGGATGTATCTTCTATTATGTTCAGGCTTGTTGTTGCTGTGCCCGCAGCGTGAACCTCTTTCTCTCCTCTTGTTTCCCTTGTTTTTTCTTGCTATGGACTTCCGTTTGTTCGGATTGGTTGTATTGTTCATGCTTTTTATCTATAAAGCGGGGCACGAAGTCTTTTTGGGTAAATGTAGCGATATAAATGAGATCAGGTGAGGTCAAACTGATCACCAATTGAATTTGCTATTCTCAGCGCCTTTTCTCGGTGTGACAGTGCTAGACGTTTGATTTGTTTAATTAACTACTGATTGAGTGGCATTGTCCTCTCAAGTTTACTGGgctattagtagcaaagtggttTGGATGTGCAGTTTCTACTACTGTACTTTCTATCTTAACACAAATGTTTGTGCAGTGTGTGGCTCAGCAACGTAGTAGGGCCATCATAATAAAGGAACACACTCTGTTTATGTTCTTGATTCAAACTGATTACCTTCTAATAGACTCTGTTACTGTGAATTATTTTGAGATTCAATCAGCTCCTCTTTTTTGGGGGGTAGTGGTAcctaactactccctctgtcctataatgtaagacgttttttgaGTACTGTACTATGCAGTACCATAGCTCGTCCTTAACTCTTTATTCATGTCTAAAATGCAAGAACAGAAGAAACTTGTCTTGGCCAATGGCCTCAGGCATGACACAGGAAGATGAACTTACCATAACGTGGTTCCTGACAATCCAGTAAACAGCCATTACCAGACATTCACCATCTCCGTCTGATCGAAGTAGCACCCGGTCGGCCCATCCTGAGGGAGCAGGGCCAGCATGACCGGCCCCCTCGCGCCCTGTTCCGGCGTCAGGGTCCCCAAGTTCCAGTTGATGTCGGTCCTGACGAAGCCTGGGCGCACGCAGTTGACACGCATCTCTGGGTGACGCCTCGCCAGAATCCTCGTGTAGaggttgatcaccatcttcgacACGCTGTAAGCAGGCAGCATCGCCGGCCACCCTGCCTCCTCCAGCTGTCCCTGCTTCAGGTCATTCATGAAGGTGTTCAGTAGCGCCTCGATCCGCGTCTCGTCCCAGATGTCGATGTTGCTCAGGTCGTTCCGTAGCTTCTCGTTCGGCATTCTCTGGCCAGCGCCAAAGTTGAACACGTGAGTGAGACTAACCGACTATGTATCGGGCAGACTACATCTCCTTTTTGGTTCTCGAGGTTTTGGAGGTTCTTGGAGAACGAAATTCAACTGATGGCATACCTTTAGCTCTGAAGCAAGGGAGGAGGCGTTAACGATCCTTGCTCCGGATGTGGATAGTTTCAGTAGAGGAAGGAGGGCTTCTGTTACCCGTTTGCATCCATAGTAATTGGTGTCGAGACAGTCCCGTGTCACCTCATAGGTATTCCTGAACACGTCTTTGAGCAGAATGGTTGCTCTGCCAGATGTCTGAATCATGAAAGAATTTAAAACTGAACACTAAACATTGGTGTACCAAGTATGCATGTTACAGATGAAATTGTAGTTCTACAGATGACATACAAATATGCTAAGTTGCAAAAGGttcagatcaaaagaaaaataccGCGTGGCAAGCGTGATCAGctattttttttttttaaaaaagattCAGAGAAAAGCAGTACCCATGTCTCTGCATCAAGGTTCAGAGCTTTGAGGCCTTCCTCGTCTGCTGCAACCCCCACAACTGCTGCATTGTTAACCTGTATGCGTTACCCAATCCATCCTCATTTACATAACATGTTCCCCAAAATGATGCATAAGTGCTGATCTAACAAAAACGACCTCACTTTACCAAGATGTCAAGGTCTCCGTATCTGCTCTCGATGTGTCGCGCTAGGGCGGCGACGCTGCTGTCATCCCGGACGTCGAGCTGGTGGAAGACCACGTTGGAGAAGTTGGATTCACGGCGAATAGACTCAACGGCATCCTTCCCTCTCTTCTCGTCCCTGGCCGTGAGAATGACCGTTACACCTTGGACAGCAAGCTGCCGGCACACCTCCAGGCCGACTCCCTTGTTTCCACCAGTGACCACCGCAAGCCTGATGAAAAGCAGACAGAAACAAAATATCACTAGCATCTTGTCCATTTAATTTAGTTTTTGGAGTGGATGATCCGGCAAACACTAGTGGTAGAAACTAATTATTGGCATGTGTAGCATCCATTCTATAAGTAACAACGAGCAAGTAATTAGGCTCGACTTCAATTTTCCATGTAAGATTGCACCAGCAGAAGAATGGGCCTGTGTGCTAAAGAACTATCTACAGTACGCTTCAAATCATTGAGCCCGCAGGTCGCAGACAGAGGTGACCGTAGGTGAGGGAGCGAGATGGTACCTGCGCGATGGCTGCTTCCCGTCGGCGGTGGCTATGTGCGACGGCTTCTCCATGGCTTGCGGAGTTGCGGTGGGCGGCTAGGACGGCTGGGTCGGAGACGGCGAGGCGAGGGAAGAGGAATGAAGATGCTGCGGTGGGAGTGGGGGTTGGTGACCGGGTGAGGCTCCAGATTAACCCTAGGCCGTGGTGGTTGCTGGTTAGTAAAAGACCATGGAGTATTTTACGAGTTGCCTCGGAGGGTTCGCCTCGCCGGCGCCGGTGCCGACGATCTGCGCCCGCGCTGGGCTGCGTGGCGGGACCCACGGCGCGGGACAGGGGAGGggctgttggcttttgaacgtgcgtacgcagctgtacaggcgtgcctacgcgattcttgcttcggccggctacttgacggaacttgcgtaactagcgacacgaataaaactgatcgatggatttgatggctaaaggcccgtgtcgagcctttgctttgtattgcttttcgtttttctggtgttacaatcaacacccctagggtgtcttttatacacgtccacaagggactatggaaatagactaggactaggaatcctaatactactaggactcggtttggctttctttcctaatcctacatgagcaacatgattaacatctacattcacctccttaatcttgttgcttgacttcacttcttgcactccgactttcctcctcatctcgatgaacttctgtcgaccgagggacttggtgaaaatatcggcaagtt
This window encodes:
- the LOC123424676 gene encoding (+)-neomenthol dehydrogenase-like; translation: MEKPSHIATADGKQPSRRLAVVTGGNKGVGLEVCRQLAVQGVTVILTARDEKRGKDAVESIRRESNFSNVVFHQLDVRDDSSVAALARHIESRYGDLDILVNNAAVVGVAADEEGLKALNLDAETWTSGRATILLKDVFRNTYEVTRDCLDTNYYGCKRVTEALLPLLKLSTSGARIVNASSLASELKRMPNEKLRNDLSNIDIWDETRIEALLNTFMNDLKQGQLEEAGWPAMLPAYSVSKMVINLYTRILARRHPEMRVNCVRPGFVRTDINWNLGTLTPEQGARGPVMLALLPQDGPTGCYFDQTEMVNVW